A genome region from Geodermatophilus bullaregiensis includes the following:
- a CDS encoding sulfate adenylyltransferase subunit 1: MSEPVVDVHSPAAEQAAELATARKDILRIATAGSVDDGKSTLIGRLLYDSKAVFEDQYEAIERASKGDYVDLALLTDGLRAEREQGITIDVAYRYFSTPRRTFILADTPGHVQYTRNMVTGASTADLAIVLVDARRGMLEQSRRHAFLASLLRVPHLVVAVNKMDLVDWSQSTYDAIADEFSAFAAKLDVPDLTVVPISALHGDNVVTRSDRSPWYQGPSLLHHLEHVHVASDRNLVDVRFPVQYVVRPQSDAHHDYRGYAGTVGSGVLRVGDEVLVLPSGLATTIAAIDGPRGPVDEAFPPMAVTVRLSDDLDVSRGDLISRPGNAPQVTQDLDALVCWMADEPLRPRQRLAVKHTTRTVRGMVKELTYRLDVNTLHRDAEATELGLNDIGRVRLRTTQPLFVDDYNRNRVTGRFILVDEATNATVGAGMLPPHRG, encoded by the coding sequence GTGTCCGAGCCAGTCGTCGACGTCCACTCCCCCGCCGCCGAGCAGGCGGCCGAGCTCGCGACGGCGCGCAAGGACATCCTCCGCATCGCCACCGCGGGCTCGGTCGACGACGGCAAGAGCACCCTCATCGGCCGGCTGCTCTACGACAGCAAGGCGGTCTTCGAGGACCAGTACGAGGCCATCGAGCGGGCGAGCAAGGGCGACTACGTCGACCTGGCGCTGCTCACCGACGGCCTGCGCGCCGAGCGCGAGCAGGGCATCACCATCGACGTCGCCTACCGGTACTTCAGCACCCCGCGGCGCACCTTCATCCTGGCCGACACCCCGGGCCACGTGCAGTACACGCGCAACATGGTGACCGGCGCCTCGACCGCCGACCTGGCGATCGTGCTCGTCGACGCCCGCCGGGGGATGCTCGAGCAGAGCCGGCGGCACGCCTTCCTCGCCTCGCTGCTGCGGGTGCCGCACCTGGTGGTCGCGGTGAACAAGATGGACCTCGTCGACTGGTCGCAGTCGACCTACGACGCCATCGCCGACGAGTTCAGCGCGTTCGCCGCCAAGCTCGACGTCCCCGACCTGACCGTCGTCCCGATCTCGGCACTGCACGGCGACAACGTCGTCACCCGGTCGGACCGGTCGCCCTGGTACCAGGGGCCCTCGCTGCTGCACCACCTCGAGCACGTGCACGTGGCCAGCGACCGCAACCTCGTCGACGTCCGCTTCCCGGTGCAGTACGTCGTCCGGCCGCAGTCCGACGCCCACCACGACTACCGCGGCTACGCCGGCACCGTGGGCAGCGGGGTGCTGCGGGTCGGCGACGAGGTGCTGGTGCTGCCCAGCGGGCTGGCGACGACGATCGCGGCGATCGACGGCCCGCGGGGCCCGGTCGACGAGGCGTTCCCGCCCATGGCGGTCACCGTGCGGCTCTCCGACGACCTCGACGTCTCCCGCGGCGACCTGATCAGCCGCCCGGGCAACGCGCCGCAGGTGACGCAGGACCTCGACGCCCTGGTCTGCTGGATGGCCGACGAGCCGCTGCGCCCGCGTCAGCGACTGGCGGTCAAGCACACCACCCGCACCGTGCGCGGGATGGTCAAGGAGCTGACCTACCGGCTCGACGTCAACACGCTGCACCGTGACGCGGAGGCCACGGAGCTGGGCCTCAACGACATCGGCCGGGTGAGGCTGCGCACCACGCAGCCGCTGTTCGTCGACGACTACAACCGCAACCGGGTCACCGGGCGCTTCATCCTGGTCGACGAGGCCACCAACGCCACCGTCGGCGCCGGGATGCTGCCACCCCACCGCGGCTGA
- a CDS encoding MarR family winged helix-turn-helix transcriptional regulator produces MPPPPPAPRATAPADDRTPELRTLGEQLPRFMRVVHAVKAQATEGRDRAALVLMFPLVRLGPLRQGALAELVHADPSTVSRHVAVLIEQGLVRRVADATDGRASLLVVTDAGRVALEQLRAEREAHLARVTADWSPEDLRTLTSLFARFVDDLAASLPSEPTAVPAAPSPRESS; encoded by the coding sequence GTGCCGCCCCCTCCCCCTGCGCCCCGTGCGACGGCACCGGCCGACGACCGGACGCCGGAGCTGCGCACCCTCGGCGAGCAGCTCCCGCGCTTCATGCGCGTGGTCCACGCGGTGAAGGCGCAGGCCACCGAGGGCCGCGACCGCGCCGCACTGGTCCTGATGTTCCCGCTGGTCCGGCTGGGTCCCCTCCGGCAGGGCGCCCTCGCGGAGCTGGTGCACGCCGACCCGTCCACCGTGAGCCGCCACGTGGCCGTCCTCATCGAGCAGGGGCTGGTGCGCCGCGTGGCCGACGCGACCGACGGCCGGGCCAGCCTCCTCGTCGTCACCGACGCCGGACGGGTGGCCCTGGAGCAGCTGCGCGCCGAGCGCGAGGCCCACCTGGCCCGGGTGACGGCGGACTGGTCCCCGGAGGACCTCCGCACGCTCACCTCGCTGTTCGCCCGCTTCGTCGACGACCTCGCCGCCTCCCTGCCGAGCGAGCCCACCGCCGTGCCGGCCGCCCCGTCTCCGAGAGAGAGCTCATGA
- a CDS encoding FAD binding domain-containing protein codes for MIPSPFDYVRVQSVDEAVAALTEHGEDAKLLAGGHSLLPIMKLRLAVPTVLIDIGGIRDLSYVRVEGDEVAIGAGTRHHELEGDAVAAAEVPILPYVAGQVGDPQVRHRGTLGGTVAHSDPASDLPTALLALGGTVVVQGPDGRREIPITEFWLGFFETALQADELIVEVRVPRTGSAGWAYEKFTRRANDWPIVAVAAVEGRVALANMAGSVVRATATEEALARGASIEEAAALADQDTSPGADMHADQEYRRHLARLLTRRALERASGGAAATAA; via the coding sequence GTGATCCCCTCGCCGTTCGACTACGTGCGGGTGCAGTCGGTCGACGAGGCCGTCGCCGCGCTCACCGAGCACGGCGAGGACGCCAAGCTGCTCGCCGGCGGGCACTCGCTGCTGCCGATCATGAAGCTGCGGCTGGCCGTCCCCACCGTGCTGATCGACATCGGCGGCATCAGGGACCTGTCCTACGTCCGGGTCGAGGGCGACGAGGTCGCCATCGGTGCGGGGACCCGGCACCACGAGCTGGAGGGGGACGCCGTCGCCGCGGCGGAGGTGCCGATCCTGCCGTACGTGGCCGGCCAGGTCGGCGACCCGCAGGTGCGCCACCGGGGGACCCTCGGCGGGACCGTCGCGCACAGCGACCCGGCGTCGGACCTGCCGACGGCGCTGCTCGCCCTGGGCGGCACCGTGGTCGTGCAGGGTCCCGACGGGCGCCGCGAGATCCCGATCACGGAGTTCTGGCTCGGCTTCTTCGAGACCGCGCTGCAGGCCGACGAGCTGATCGTCGAGGTCCGGGTGCCGCGGACCGGCTCGGCCGGGTGGGCCTACGAGAAGTTCACCCGCCGGGCCAACGACTGGCCGATCGTGGCCGTGGCCGCGGTCGAGGGCCGGGTGGCGCTGGCCAACATGGCGGGCTCGGTCGTCCGGGCCACCGCCACCGAGGAGGCCCTGGCCCGCGGCGCCTCGATCGAGGAGGCCGCGGCGCTGGCCGACCAGGACACCAGTCCCGGCGCGGACATGCACGCCGACCAGGAGTACCGCCGGCACCTGGCCCGGCTGCTCACCCGGCGGGCGCTGGAGAGGGCGTCCGGGGGAGCCGCAGCCACCGCGGCCTGA
- the cysD gene encoding sulfate adenylyltransferase subunit CysD yields MTTPDYRLTQLETLEAESIHVIREVAAELERPVLLFSGGKDSIVMLELARKAFAPARIPFPVMHVDTGLNFPDVLEFRDKRVAELGVQLVVASVPDAIARGLVKEEPNGSRNRIQTPVLLDAVEEHGFTALFGGARRDEDKARAKERVFSFRDEFGQWDPKNQRPELWDLYNGRIHLGESIRVFPLSNWTELDIWQYVLREDIAIPPLYLAQEREVVERQGMLYAVNEFVQPREGERVLRETVRYRTVGDANLTAAVRSRATTVEEVIAEIAVTRMTERGATRGDDKVSDAAMEDRKKEGYF; encoded by the coding sequence GTGACCACTCCCGACTACCGGCTCACCCAGCTGGAGACGCTGGAGGCGGAGTCCATCCACGTGATCCGCGAGGTGGCCGCCGAGCTCGAGCGCCCGGTGCTGCTGTTCTCCGGCGGCAAGGACTCCATCGTCATGCTGGAGCTGGCCCGCAAGGCCTTCGCCCCGGCGCGCATCCCGTTCCCGGTGATGCACGTCGACACCGGCCTGAACTTCCCCGACGTCCTGGAGTTCCGCGACAAGCGCGTCGCCGAGCTCGGCGTGCAGCTGGTGGTGGCCTCGGTGCCCGACGCGATCGCGCGGGGCCTGGTCAAGGAGGAGCCCAACGGCTCCCGCAACCGCATCCAGACGCCGGTGCTGCTCGACGCGGTCGAGGAGCACGGCTTCACCGCGCTGTTCGGCGGCGCGCGGCGCGACGAGGACAAGGCGCGCGCCAAGGAGCGGGTGTTCTCCTTCCGCGACGAGTTCGGCCAGTGGGACCCGAAGAACCAGCGCCCGGAACTGTGGGACCTCTACAACGGGCGGATCCACCTCGGCGAGTCCATCCGCGTCTTCCCGCTGTCGAACTGGACCGAGCTCGACATCTGGCAGTACGTCCTGCGCGAGGACATCGCGATCCCGCCGCTGTACCTGGCGCAGGAGCGGGAGGTCGTCGAGCGGCAGGGGATGCTGTACGCGGTCAACGAGTTCGTGCAGCCGCGCGAGGGCGAGCGCGTCCTCCGCGAGACGGTGCGCTACCGCACGGTGGGCGACGCCAACCTCACCGCCGCGGTGCGCTCGCGGGCGACGACGGTCGAGGAGGTCATCGCCGAGATCGCGGTGACCCGGATGACCGAGCGCGGCGCCACCCGCGGCGACGACAAGGTCAGCGACGCGGCGATGGAGGACCGGAAGAAGGAGGGCTACTTCTGA
- a CDS encoding xanthine dehydrogenase family protein molybdopterin-binding subunit, which produces MSILGTRVVRTEDPLFLTRGATYTDDLTDERLTGALHATFVRSTVAHGRLLSVDASAALEAPGVVAVVTAQDVADLAPIPPPFPFINPAMTRPWLASDRVRFVGDPVAVVLTEERYQGEDAAEMVAVDIDPLPAVVGTAAAASDEVLLFPEAGTNVMASFGDPAPADFFDGCEVVVTQAMVNQRVAPVPLEGRAAAAAWSEDGRVTVWCTNQGAQQARGQFGDWLEMDPDLIHLITPDVGGGFGAKIGADPEYAFVAWLAKHVGRPVRWAESRSENLIGMLHGRGQDQVVTVGGRRDGTIEAYSIVFDQDCGSYPRIGAVLPTLTMLMAPGVYGFPKVHAQARALATTTTSIGAYRGAGRPEATAALERAVDLFAAEIGTDPADVRRKNLLPAFSEPHTTPTGATYDTGDYTVALDKALEAAGYAELRAEQARRRERGDVRQLGIGMSVYVEITGADNGAGTGEAASLEVHPDGTATVLTGTSPHGQGHATAWAMIASDQLGIPIEKISVVHGDTDRVPQGGGTMGSRSLQQGGAAVHQAAGELVDLARQRAAEKLEVAPEDLVVDLGLAGLAVRGTPGTGITFAELAADEQLLVQTRFTAAAPTFPFGAHVVVVEVDVESGKAEVTRLIAVDDAGTILNPLLAEGQRHGGYAQGVAQALLEEVLYDEDGNPTTSTLADYPFVSATELPSFELVEMATPTPMNALGAKGIGEAGTIGATPAVQNAVIDAVAHLGVRHIDMPTTPMRVFRAVQQARGGS; this is translated from the coding sequence ATGAGCATCCTCGGCACCCGCGTGGTCCGCACCGAAGACCCGCTGTTCCTCACCCGCGGGGCGACCTACACCGACGACCTGACCGACGAGCGGCTCACCGGAGCCCTGCACGCGACCTTCGTGCGGTCCACCGTCGCCCACGGGCGGCTGCTGTCGGTCGACGCCTCCGCCGCCCTGGAGGCGCCGGGCGTGGTGGCGGTCGTGACGGCGCAGGACGTCGCCGACCTCGCGCCGATCCCGCCGCCCTTCCCCTTCATCAACCCCGCGATGACCCGGCCCTGGCTGGCGTCGGACCGCGTCCGGTTCGTCGGCGACCCGGTCGCCGTCGTCCTCACCGAGGAGCGGTACCAGGGCGAGGACGCCGCCGAGATGGTCGCGGTCGACATCGACCCGCTGCCCGCCGTCGTCGGCACCGCGGCAGCGGCCTCCGACGAGGTGCTGCTGTTCCCCGAGGCGGGCACCAACGTCATGGCCTCCTTCGGCGATCCCGCGCCGGCGGACTTCTTCGACGGCTGCGAGGTCGTCGTCACCCAGGCGATGGTCAACCAGCGGGTCGCCCCGGTGCCGCTGGAGGGCCGGGCCGCAGCCGCCGCCTGGAGCGAGGACGGCCGGGTCACCGTCTGGTGCACCAACCAGGGCGCCCAGCAGGCCCGGGGGCAGTTCGGGGACTGGCTGGAGATGGACCCCGACCTGATCCACCTGATCACCCCGGACGTCGGCGGGGGCTTCGGCGCCAAGATCGGTGCCGACCCCGAGTACGCCTTCGTCGCCTGGCTGGCCAAGCACGTCGGCCGGCCGGTGCGATGGGCGGAGAGCCGCTCGGAGAACCTGATCGGCATGCTCCACGGCCGGGGCCAGGACCAGGTGGTCACCGTCGGCGGGCGGCGGGACGGCACGATCGAGGCCTACAGCATCGTGTTCGACCAGGACTGCGGCTCCTATCCGCGGATCGGTGCGGTGCTGCCCACCCTGACCATGCTCATGGCCCCCGGCGTCTACGGCTTCCCCAAGGTGCACGCCCAGGCGCGCGCCCTGGCCACCACGACGACGTCCATCGGCGCCTACCGCGGTGCCGGCCGGCCGGAGGCGACCGCGGCGCTGGAGCGGGCGGTCGACCTGTTCGCCGCGGAGATCGGCACGGACCCGGCCGACGTGCGCCGGAAGAACCTGCTGCCGGCGTTCAGCGAGCCGCACACCACCCCGACGGGCGCCACCTACGACACCGGCGACTACACCGTGGCGCTGGACAAGGCGCTGGAGGCCGCCGGCTACGCGGAGCTGCGGGCCGAGCAGGCCCGGCGGCGGGAGCGCGGCGACGTCCGTCAGCTGGGCATCGGGATGTCGGTGTACGTCGAGATCACCGGGGCCGACAACGGCGCCGGGACCGGCGAGGCCGCCTCCCTGGAGGTCCACCCGGACGGCACCGCGACGGTGCTCACCGGCACCTCGCCGCACGGCCAGGGGCACGCCACCGCGTGGGCGATGATCGCCAGCGACCAGCTCGGCATCCCGATCGAGAAGATCAGCGTCGTGCACGGCGACACCGACCGGGTACCGCAGGGCGGCGGCACGATGGGCTCGCGCAGCCTGCAGCAGGGCGGCGCGGCCGTGCACCAGGCGGCCGGCGAGCTCGTCGACCTGGCCAGGCAGCGCGCCGCGGAGAAGCTGGAGGTCGCCCCCGAGGACCTCGTCGTCGACCTGGGTCTGGCCGGGCTCGCCGTCCGCGGGACGCCCGGGACGGGCATCACCTTCGCCGAGCTGGCCGCCGACGAGCAGCTGCTGGTGCAGACCAGGTTCACCGCCGCGGCCCCGACGTTCCCCTTCGGCGCCCACGTGGTGGTCGTGGAGGTGGACGTCGAGTCCGGCAAGGCCGAGGTCACCCGGCTGATCGCGGTCGACGACGCCGGGACCATCCTCAACCCGCTGCTGGCCGAGGGGCAGCGGCACGGCGGCTACGCCCAGGGGGTGGCGCAGGCGCTGCTGGAGGAGGTCCTCTACGACGAGGACGGCAACCCGACGACCTCGACGCTGGCCGACTACCCGTTCGTCTCCGCCACCGAGCTGCCGAGCTTCGAGCTGGTGGAGATGGCCACGCCGACCCCGATGAACGCGCTCGGCGCGAAGGGCATCGGTGAAGCCGGGACGATCGGCGCCACCCCGGCCGTGCAGAACGCCGTCATCGACGCCGTGGCCCACCTCGGCGTCCGTCACATCGACATGCCCACCACCCCGATGCGGGTGTTCCGGGCCGTCCAGCAGGCCCGGGGAGGCAGCTGA
- the hrpA gene encoding ATP-dependent RNA helicase HrpA: MSTPPDDLRARLAGLTLDDEHRLGRRLDALRRTRDAAARGRALEKLAADVAAAEERIARRRAALPVVSYPEQLPVSARREDIAAALRDSQVVVVAGETGSGKTTQLPKIALELGRGVRGRIGHTQPRRIAARTVAERIAEELGTPLGGAVGWKVRFTDQVGDGTLVKLMTDGVLLAEIARDRMLRQYDTLIVDEAHERSLNIDFLLGYLAQLLPRRPDLKVVITSATIDVDRIAKHFSVDGADVPVVEVSGRTYPVEVRYRPVVDPDAPEGDPAADPDRDQVTAIGDAVEELAHEGPGDVLVFLAGEREIRDTADALTERFPGVEVLPLYSRLSAADQHRVFQPHTGRRVVLATNVAETSLTVPGIRYVVDPGTARISRYSARTKVQRLPIEPVSQASARQRSGRCGRVAEGIAIRLYTEADFESRPEYTDPEILRTSLASVLLQMAALDLGAVEDFPFVDPPDRRAVADGRALLEELGALDDRGHLTPTGRALAQLPLDPRLGRMVVEADRRGVLEEVLVIAAGLTIQDPRERPAEHQQAADAAHARFADEHSDFLTLLNLWRYLAEQQEALSGSAFRRTVKREFLHYLRIREWQDLHGQLRGTARRLGMTLGEPAAEPDERGITTALLAGLLSQVGLQVEDAKRRDGDRRRGSREYLGARGARFVIAPGTPLARKPPRWVVAAELVETSRLFARTVARTDPEEVERLAAHLVRREHSEPRWDVKRGSVVATERVTLYGIPLVVGRRVQYGSIDPVVSRELFIRHALVQGEWTTHHRFWADNQRALQQVAELEERARRRDIRVDDETVFELYDARIPADVVSTRHFDRWWKTARRETPDLLTFTPEMLTNAATAGQVRVEDFPDEVPLTQGLTLPLSYAFAPGSPRDGVTVDVPLAVLDTVAERTSGESLAFTVPGLRGELVTALLRTLPKQLRRALVPIPDRVREVLPRIAPTEPLLPALERELRRAAGVVVPPDAWHPEQVPDHLRATFRVVDERNRTLAQGKELAALRAAVAPQARASLAAAASDVERTGLTAWTIGDLPRTVEVRRGGHVVTAHPALVDEGATVGVRVVSTEVEATRLTWRGARRLLVLAAGSPTRQVVKGLSPTTRLALQFNPDGEIPALVDDCVDAAADELLAAAGGPPREEAAFTALVQTARAQLLPLTADTVRRVEAVLTQAREVAVAIGAAPGRRVPEAAVADLRRQMGGLLHRGFVAAAGRRRLPDLVRYLRGMAYRLEKLPANAVRDELAMRQVAAVTAEYEQLRRQVPSTGAPDDPVTRVRWMIEELRVSLFAQVVGTPRPVSEQRVYKAIDALTA; the protein is encoded by the coding sequence GTGAGCACCCCGCCCGACGACCTGCGTGCGCGCCTGGCCGGGCTCACCCTCGACGACGAGCACCGGCTCGGCCGCCGGCTCGACGCCCTGCGCCGCACGAGGGACGCCGCGGCGCGCGGGCGGGCGCTCGAGAAGCTCGCCGCCGACGTCGCCGCGGCCGAGGAGCGCATCGCCCGGCGCCGCGCCGCCCTCCCGGTGGTCAGCTACCCGGAGCAGCTGCCGGTCAGCGCGCGCCGCGAGGACATCGCCGCCGCGCTGCGCGACTCCCAGGTGGTCGTCGTCGCCGGCGAGACCGGCTCGGGCAAGACGACCCAGCTGCCCAAGATCGCCCTGGAGCTGGGCCGCGGGGTGCGCGGACGGATCGGGCACACCCAGCCGCGGCGGATCGCCGCGCGCACCGTGGCCGAGCGCATCGCCGAGGAGCTCGGCACGCCGCTGGGCGGCGCGGTGGGCTGGAAGGTCCGGTTCACCGACCAGGTCGGCGACGGGACGCTGGTCAAGCTGATGACCGACGGCGTCCTGCTGGCCGAGATCGCCCGCGACCGCATGCTGCGCCAGTACGACACGCTCATCGTCGACGAGGCGCACGAGCGGAGCCTCAACATCGACTTCCTGCTGGGCTACCTCGCCCAGCTGCTGCCGCGCCGGCCCGACCTCAAGGTCGTCATCACCTCGGCCACGATCGACGTCGACCGGATCGCCAAGCACTTCTCCGTCGACGGCGCCGACGTGCCCGTCGTCGAGGTGAGCGGCCGCACGTACCCGGTGGAGGTCCGCTACCGCCCCGTCGTCGACCCCGACGCCCCCGAGGGCGACCCCGCCGCCGACCCAGACCGCGACCAGGTCACCGCGATCGGCGACGCCGTCGAGGAGCTGGCGCACGAGGGCCCGGGCGACGTGCTGGTCTTCCTGGCCGGCGAGCGCGAGATCCGCGACACCGCCGACGCCCTGACCGAGCGCTTCCCCGGCGTCGAGGTGCTGCCGCTCTACTCGCGGTTGTCGGCCGCCGACCAGCACCGGGTCTTCCAGCCGCACACCGGCCGGCGGGTCGTGCTCGCCACGAACGTCGCCGAGACGTCGCTGACCGTGCCCGGCATCCGCTACGTCGTCGACCCCGGCACCGCGCGGATCTCCCGGTACAGCGCGCGCACCAAGGTGCAGCGGCTGCCCATCGAGCCGGTCAGCCAGGCCTCGGCCCGTCAGCGCTCCGGCCGCTGCGGCCGCGTCGCCGAGGGCATCGCCATCCGGCTCTACACGGAGGCGGACTTCGAGAGCCGGCCGGAGTACACCGACCCCGAGATCCTGCGCACCAGCCTGGCCTCCGTGCTGCTGCAGATGGCCGCGTTGGACCTGGGCGCCGTGGAGGACTTCCCGTTCGTCGACCCGCCGGACCGGCGCGCCGTCGCCGACGGCCGCGCGCTGCTGGAGGAGCTGGGTGCGCTCGACGACCGCGGCCACCTGACCCCGACCGGCCGGGCGCTGGCGCAGCTGCCGCTGGACCCGCGGCTGGGCCGCATGGTGGTCGAGGCCGACCGGCGCGGTGTGCTGGAGGAGGTGCTGGTGATCGCCGCGGGCCTGACGATCCAGGACCCGCGCGAGCGGCCCGCCGAGCACCAGCAGGCCGCCGACGCCGCGCACGCCCGCTTCGCCGACGAGCACTCCGACTTCCTCACCCTGCTCAACCTCTGGCGGTACCTGGCCGAGCAGCAGGAGGCGCTGTCCGGCAGCGCGTTCCGCCGGACGGTCAAGCGCGAGTTCCTGCACTACCTGCGGATCCGCGAGTGGCAGGACCTGCACGGTCAGCTGCGTGGCACCGCCCGCCGTCTCGGCATGACCCTCGGCGAGCCGGCCGCCGAGCCCGACGAGCGCGGCATCACCACCGCGCTGCTGGCGGGACTGCTCTCGCAGGTCGGCCTGCAGGTCGAGGACGCCAAGCGGCGGGACGGCGACCGGCGGCGCGGGAGCCGCGAGTACCTCGGCGCCCGCGGCGCCCGGTTCGTCATCGCCCCCGGCACCCCGCTGGCGAGGAAGCCGCCGCGCTGGGTCGTGGCCGCCGAGCTGGTCGAGACCAGCCGGCTGTTCGCCCGGACCGTGGCCCGCACCGACCCCGAGGAGGTCGAGCGGCTGGCCGCCCACCTGGTGAGGCGCGAGCACTCCGAGCCGCGGTGGGACGTGAAGCGCGGCTCCGTCGTCGCCACCGAGCGGGTCACCCTCTACGGCATCCCGCTGGTCGTCGGCCGGCGGGTGCAGTACGGCTCGATCGACCCGGTCGTGTCCCGGGAGCTGTTCATCCGGCACGCGCTGGTGCAGGGCGAGTGGACGACGCACCACCGGTTCTGGGCCGACAACCAGCGGGCGCTGCAGCAGGTGGCCGAGCTCGAGGAGCGGGCCCGCCGCCGCGACATCCGGGTCGACGACGAGACGGTCTTCGAGCTCTACGACGCGCGGATCCCGGCCGACGTCGTCTCCACCCGGCACTTCGACCGGTGGTGGAAGACCGCGCGCCGGGAGACCCCGGACCTGCTGACCTTCACGCCGGAGATGCTCACCAACGCCGCCACCGCCGGGCAGGTGCGCGTCGAGGACTTCCCGGACGAGGTGCCGCTGACGCAGGGGCTGACGCTGCCGCTGTCCTACGCCTTCGCGCCCGGCAGCCCGCGGGACGGCGTCACCGTCGACGTCCCGCTCGCGGTGCTCGACACCGTGGCCGAGCGGACGTCGGGGGAGTCGCTGGCCTTCACCGTGCCCGGGCTGCGGGGGGAGCTGGTGACCGCGCTGCTGCGCACGCTGCCCAAGCAGCTGCGCCGGGCGCTGGTGCCCATCCCGGACCGGGTCCGCGAGGTGCTGCCGCGGATCGCCCCCACCGAGCCGCTGCTGCCGGCGCTGGAGCGCGAGCTGCGGCGGGCGGCGGGCGTCGTCGTCCCGCCGGACGCCTGGCACCCGGAGCAGGTGCCCGACCACCTCCGGGCCACGTTCCGCGTGGTCGACGAGCGCAACCGCACGCTGGCGCAGGGCAAGGAGCTCGCCGCGCTGCGCGCCGCGGTGGCCCCGCAGGCGCGGGCCAGCCTGGCCGCGGCGGCGTCGGACGTCGAGCGCACCGGGCTCACCGCCTGGACCATCGGGGACCTCCCGCGCACCGTCGAGGTACGCCGCGGCGGGCACGTGGTCACCGCCCACCCGGCGCTGGTCGACGAGGGGGCGACGGTCGGTGTCCGGGTGGTGTCCACCGAGGTCGAGGCGACCCGGCTGACCTGGCGCGGCGCGCGCCGGCTGCTGGTGCTCGCCGCGGGGTCGCCCACGCGGCAGGTGGTCAAGGGCCTGTCCCCGACGACCCGGCTGGCGCTGCAGTTCAACCCGGACGGCGAGATCCCCGCGCTGGTCGACGACTGCGTCGACGCCGCCGCCGACGAGCTGCTCGCCGCCGCGGGCGGGCCCCCGCGCGAGGAGGCCGCCTTCACCGCGCTGGTGCAGACCGCCCGCGCGCAGCTGCTGCCGCTGACCGCCGACACCGTGCGCCGGGTCGAGGCGGTGCTCACCCAGGCCCGCGAGGTCGCCGTCGCCATCGGTGCGGCGCCGGGCCGGCGGGTGCCCGAGGCGGCGGTCGCCGACCTGCGCCGCCAGATGGGCGGCCTGCTGCACCGCGGGTTCGTCGCCGCGGCCGGCCGGCGCCGGCTGCCCGACCTCGTCCGCTACCTCAGGGGCATGGCGTACCGCCTGGAGAAGCTGCCGGCCAACGCCGTCCGCGACGAGCTGGCGATGCGGCAGGTGGCCGCGGTGACCGCCGAGTACGAGCAGCTGCGCCGGCAGGTGCCCTCCACGGGAGCCCCGGACGACCCGGTCACCCGCGTCCGCTGGATGATCGAGGAGCTGCGGGTCAGCCTGTTCGCGCAGGTGGTCGGCACGCCCCGGCCGGTGTCGGAGCAGCGGGTCTACAAGGCGATCGACGCGCTGACCGCCTAG
- a CDS encoding (2Fe-2S)-binding protein: MQVSITVNGQPRTDEVEPRLLLAHYLREVRGLTATNIGCDTTSCGACTVVVDGLTVKSCTVLAVQTDGGQVTTLEGLAGPDGELHPVQRAFREEHGLQCGFCTPGMVMAAIGVLADNPDPSDREVREGLEGNLCRCTGYHNIVRAVQAAAKAGPAAGQVPQAQEVQA, from the coding sequence ATGCAGGTATCGATCACCGTCAACGGACAGCCGCGCACCGACGAGGTGGAGCCGCGGCTGCTGCTGGCGCACTACCTGCGCGAGGTGCGGGGGCTGACGGCCACCAACATCGGCTGCGACACGACGTCGTGCGGGGCGTGCACCGTCGTCGTGGACGGGCTGACCGTCAAGAGCTGCACGGTGCTGGCGGTCCAGACCGACGGCGGGCAGGTCACCACGCTCGAGGGCCTGGCCGGACCGGACGGCGAGCTGCACCCCGTGCAGCGGGCCTTCCGCGAGGAGCACGGCCTGCAGTGCGGGTTCTGCACGCCCGGCATGGTCATGGCGGCGATCGGCGTCCTGGCCGACAACCCCGACCCCAGTGACCGCGAGGTCCGCGAGGGTCTGGAGGGCAACCTCTGCCGGTGCACCGGCTACCACAACATCGTGCGAGCGGTGCAGGCCGCCGCCAAGGCCGGCCCGGCCGCCGGCCAGGTCCCCCAGGCGCAGGAGGTCCAGGCATGA